In one Elephas maximus indicus isolate mEleMax1 chromosome 9, mEleMax1 primary haplotype, whole genome shotgun sequence genomic region, the following are encoded:
- the TOR1B gene encoding torsin-1B, which translates to MQLVGRLAGVAVLRLLLAAQVVSAFEPISVGIAIGAASALTGYLSYTDFYCRFAECCRAEQPLNASALKLDLEEKLFGQHLATEVILKALIGFKNNKNPKKALTLSLHGWAGTGKNFVSQIVPENLYSKGLKSNFVHLFVSTLHFPHEQKIKLYQDQLQNWIRGNVSACAGSVFIFDEMDKLHPGLIDAIKPFLDYYEQVDGVSYRKAIFIFLSNAGGDLITKMALDFWRAGKKREDIQLKDLEPVLSVGVFNNKHSGLWHSGLIDRNLIDYFIPFLPLEYRHVKMCVRAEMKARGSAIDEDIVTRVAEEMTFFPKDEKIYSDKGCKTVQSRLDFH; encoded by the exons ATGCAGCTGGTCGGGCGGCTTGCGGGCGTCGCGGTGCTGCGGCTGCTGCTGGCTGCTCAGGTGGTCTCGGCGTTCGAGCCCATCAGTGTGGGCATCGCCATCGGGGCCGCGTCGGCGCTCACCGGCTACCTGTCTTACACGGACTTTTACTGCCGTTTCGCGGAGTGCTGCCGCGCGGAGCAGCCGCTCAACGCCTCGG CCCTCAAGCTGGACTTGGAGGAGAAGCTGTTTGGGCAACATCTGGCCACAGAGGTGATTCTCAAGGCACTGATCGGcttcaagaacaacaaaaatcccaAGAAGGCATTGACCCTTTCTTTACATGGCTGGGCTGGCACAGGCAAGAACTTTGTAAGCCAAATTGTGCCTGAAAATCTTTACTCAAAAGGCCTGAAGAGTAACTTTGTACACCTGTTTGTATCGACTCTGCATTTCCCTCATGAGCAGAAGATAAAACTGTACCAG GACCAGTTGCAGAATTGGATCCGGGGTAACGTGAGTGCATGTGCAGGTTCTGTTTTCATATTTGACGAGATGGATAAATTGCACCCTGGGCTCATTGATGCAATCAAGCCGTTTCTGGACTACTACGAGCAGGTCGATGGAGTGTCTTACCGGAAGGCCATCTTCATCTTTCTCAG CAATGCAGGTGGGGACCTCATAACTAAGATGGCCCTTGACTTTTGGAGggcagggaagaagagggaagACATTCAGCTGAAAGACCTGGAACCTGTGCTGTCTGTTGGAGTCTTCAATAACAAGCACA GTGGCCTGTGGCACAGCGGACTGATAGACAGAAACCTCATCGACTACTTTATCCCCTTCCTGCCCCTGGAGTACAGGCATGTGAAAATGTGTGTGAGGGCAGAAATGAAGGCCCGCGGTTCTGCCATCGATGAAGACATTGTCACAAGAGTGGCAGAGGAAATGACATTTTTCCCAAAAGATGAGAAAATCTACTCAGACAAGGGCTGCAAGACTGTGCAGTCACGACTAGATTTTCACTGA
- the TOR1A gene encoding torsin-1A translates to MEARAGRNRKPLSVVALYGGKPKNWQGGAGPGMKLGRVVLGLLLLAPLAVQAVEPIALGLALAGVLTSYISYPRLYCLFAECCGQKRSLSREALQKDLDNKLFGQHLAKKVILNAVFGFLNNPKPKKPLTLSLHGWTGTGKNFVSKIIAENIYEGGLNSDYVHLFVATLHFPHASNITLYKDQLQLWIRGNVSACARSIFIFDEMDKMHAGLIDAIKPFLDYYDLVDGVSYQKAIFIFLSNAGAERITDVALDFWRNGKQREEIKLKDMEHALSVSVFNNKNSGFWHSSLIDRNLIDYFVPFLPLEYKHLKMCIRVEMQSRGYEIDEDIVTRVAEEMTFFPKEERVFSDKGCKTVFTKLDYYYDD, encoded by the exons ATGGAGGCCAGGGCGGGGAGGAACCGGAAGCCCTTGTCGGTGGTAGCGCTTTACGGCGGTAAACCAAAGAATTGGCAGGGCGGTGCGGGTCCCGGCATGAAGCTGGGCCGGGTTGTTTTGGGCCTGCTGCTGCTGGCGCCGTTAGCGGTGCAGGCGGTGGAGCCCATCGCCCTGGGACTGGCCCTGGCCGGCGTCCTCACCAGCTACATCTCCTACCCGCGCCTCTACTGCCTCTTCGCCGAGTGCTGCGGCCAGAAGCGGAGCCTCAGCCGGGAAG CACTGCAGAAGGATCTGGACAACAAGCTCTTTGGACAACATCTTGCAAAGAAAGTCATCTTAAATGCTGTGTTTGGCTTCCTAAACAACCCAAAGCCCAAGAAACCTCTCACCCTCTCTCTACATGGATGGACTGGCACCGGCAAAAATTTTGTCAGCAAAATCATCGCAGAGAATATTTACGAGGGTGGTCTGAACAGTGACTATGTCCACCTGTTTGTGGCCACACTGCACTTTCCACACGCCTCGAACATTACCTTGTATAAG GATCAGTTACAGCTGTGGATTCGAGGCAATGTGAGTGCCTGTGCACGCTCCATCTTCATATTTGATGAAATGGATAAAATGCACGCCGGCCTCATAGATGCCATCAAACCTTTCCTAGACTATTACGACCTGGTGGATGGGGTCTCTTATCAGAAAGCCATCTTCATATTTCTCAG CAATGCTGGGGCAGAGAGAATCACAGATGTGGCTTTAGATTTCTGGAGAAATGGAAAGCAGAGGGAAGAAATCAAGCTCAAAGACATGGAGCATGCCTTGTCTGTGTCAGTCTTCAATAACAAGAACA GTGGCTTCTGGCACAGCAGCTTAATTGACCGAAATCTCATTGATTATTTtgttcccttcctccccctggAATACAAACACCTGAAAATGTGCATCCGGGTTGAAATGCAGTCCCGAGGCTACGAAATTGACGAAGACATTGTGACCAGAGTGGCTGAGGAGATGACATTTTTCCCCAAAGAGGAGAGAGTTTTTTCTGATAAAGGCTGCAAAACTGTGTTCACCAAGTTAGATTACTACTATGATGACTGA